From the Finegoldia magna ATCC 29328 genome, the window TATTTCTTGGAACCAAGACAATTGGAGCGTCTATTTTTTGGCTAACTGGAGCTGCTGCTAATGCATCTGCATAGACTTCTCCTGTTGTAAATATAGCTTTTTTGGCTTTTGGATAAGCGATTTTGGATACTTCAACGCTTGTTTTGTATCTGTCAGCTCCTGCAATTCTTGTAGATTTCAAATTAAGAATGCTGTCGATTTCTGCTTTTACAGAATCGCTAATGCTGTTAGTTCCACCTACGATATAACTTTTTAAAATTTTCGTCTTATCGATTGAAGATAAATACTCTTTGATTGATGTAGGTAGTGTGTTTTTTTGAACTAAAAGGATTGGAGATTTTGTTTTGTTTGCAAGTCCAACCGAACTCAAACTGTCTGCGTAATTTTCTCCACTAGCAAACACCAAAGTGTCCGCATCTTTCTTGTTCTTTGCAAGTTTTGCGTTGACAGCGTATCTGTCATGTCCGTCGATTCTTTCAACTTCGATTCCCATTTTTTTCAAAAATTCTTCAACATCTTTGCTGATTGTCTTTTCGCCACCAATGATGTGAACTTTTTTGATGTTTCTGTTCTTAAGTTGTTCTCTAGTCTTTTCGTTTAGCTTTGAACCTTCAGTGTACAAAATCGGCATCTTACCGTCAGTGATGTTGCCAGAGCTTATAGCATCTGCGAACACTTCGCTTGATGTAAGTACAACTTCTTGTGTCTTTTCGAAAAACTCATCGTGAATCTTGTTTGCAGATTCAAATCTGTCTAATCCTTCGACTCTTTCAGCTACGTTTTCTTCCGTAAGAACTTCCTTTTGTTGTTCTTTTTCATCTTGTGATTGTTCTTTTTTGTTTTCTTTTTGGTTTTCTTTTTGATTGGCTTTTTCTGTAGAATTTTCTTGTTTTGAATTGTTTTCAGGATTAACTTGTCCGTCATTTACTTCAACTTTTGGTGAATTAATTTCTTCTTCGGCGTAACTAATTCCTGTTGTCATTGAAAACGCTAACAATAAAGCTATCAATAATTTCTTTTTATTCATACCTTCCTCCTTAACAAAAATTATACCATATATCGAGGAAGTAATATAATTTTCTATACGTAAAATTCCGCTTGTGCATCCCACAATTTTTTGTACATTCCATTCTTGGAAATCAAGCTATCGTGATCTCCAGTTTCAGCAATTTCTCCCTTGTCAAACACGATAATTTTATCGGAGAATTTGCAACTAGATAACCTGTGAGATATAAAAATCGCCGTTCTATCTTTGATTATTTCTCCCAATTTCTCGTAAATTTCCGCCTCA encodes:
- a CDS encoding cell wall-binding repeat-containing protein, with the translated sequence MNKKKLLIALLLAFSMTTGISYAEEEINSPKVEVNDGQVNPENNSKQENSTEKANQKENQKENKKEQSQDEKEQQKEVLTEENVAERVEGLDRFESANKIHDEFFEKTQEVVLTSSEVFADAISSGNITDGKMPILYTEGSKLNEKTREQLKNRNIKKVHIIGGEKTISKDVEEFLKKMGIEVERIDGHDRYAVNAKLAKNKKDADTLVFASGENYADSLSSVGLANKTKSPILLVQKNTLPTSIKEYLSSIDKTKILKSYIVGGTNSISDSVKAEIDSILNLKSTRIAGADRYKTSVEVSKIAYPKAKKAIFTTGEVYADALAAAPVSQKIDAPIVLVPRNNIQLEQEANSSNKTQTHENYLKNLNVGEKSYVFGGKNSISDDCFTNIKNVLLKKELIKVYNTDRNLFRLKDYVVNNKAVSLLTEMKDAAKKVIDVAVNKILKVVKIEDKWVNLSFNGINGWVRPEGFKYYNPQDFSTVHIKVPNIMNQITPKSQRGIKQKAAPIGCEPTAMYHALQAKGYALDYTYNEFLNQLPMNTNDNDKGFSKNPYVWDEYYHTRVMATYMNPEPMTKFANKFANGKAENISGSNMRDILAELQNGNTIMYYGTLRWEKPRWSTNVYGKRFFANNHGICINGYDPKSNRFYLADPWYSNEITKSYSEVSENYLSRQMAVVVR